In a genomic window of Methanomicrobia archaeon:
- a CDS encoding DUF3796 domain-containing protein yields the protein MVVTEKKKRLWWLGFLGFLGFQGFLAFKVHEPLLLFNFCLFAFFTWFWYLKEELKYLGLLGIIGLVIALLGLLGLIAV from the coding sequence ATGGTCGTAACTGAAAAGAAGAAGAGACTGTGGTGGTTGGGCTTCCTGGGTTTTTTAGGATTTCAAGGATTTCTGGCGTTTAAAGTACATGAACCATTGTTGCTGTTTAACTTCTGTCTGTTTGCTTTTTTTACGTGGTTCTGGTATCTTAAAGAGGAACTAAAATATCTGGGCCTCCTTGGGATAATTGGTTTGGTTATAGCACTGCTCGGACTTCTAGGA